A region of Pseudomonas saponiphila DNA encodes the following proteins:
- the lapD gene encoding cyclic di-GMP receptor LapD codes for MSLFKQLLIAICVFLVVAFSGSFMVSLESSRTQYVNQLRSHAQDAATALALSLTPNIDDPAMVELMVSSIFDSGYYSSIRVVDLATDKTIVERSGIPEVGNVPQWFVTLIGLEPAGGDAIVSRGWEQAARVEVLSHPMFAVAKLWQSALGSLGWLLICGAVSAVLGALLLRRQLKPLDYMVQQSHAIARREFLSLPQLPRTPELRRVVQAMNQMVEKLKALFQEQAERSEKLRIESYQDSLTGLANRRYFEMQLHARVSNPEQASSGYLLLLRVKDLAGLNQRLGGQRTDQLLQAVGEQLLRECNKYPETHNLVTRVRGGEFAVLAPGLVRNEAIQLAQSLESALGNLHATGATDVAAVASIGLAAFAHGDSPQAVLSLGDQALAQAEGQGDTHWACLDQGTGAQVGDDHHAWHTWLDRALSEQRFQLYFQPVVAVQDTARVLHYKVLSRLLDEQGQAIPAGRFLPWLERFGWTSRLDVLMLEQVLKQMAGHDRSLALNLSAATLEDSQALSRVMDILRQYSDLGPRLTLEIGEEQLPEQVQLEQLTRRLRELGFSLSLQRFGGRFSMIGNLARLGLAYLKIDGSYIRNIDQESDKRLFIEAIQRAAHSIDLPLIAERVETEGELRVIREMGLYGVQGQLFGEPAPWS; via the coding sequence ATGTCTTTGTTTAAACAGCTGTTGATCGCAATCTGTGTGTTCCTGGTGGTCGCCTTCAGCGGCAGCTTCATGGTCAGCCTGGAAAGCTCGCGCACCCAATATGTCAATCAACTGCGCTCCCATGCCCAGGATGCGGCCACAGCCCTGGCCTTGTCGCTGACGCCGAACATCGATGATCCGGCGATGGTCGAGCTGATGGTCAGTTCGATTTTCGATAGCGGCTACTACTCCAGCATCCGGGTAGTGGACCTGGCCACCGACAAGACCATCGTCGAGCGCAGCGGCATTCCCGAGGTCGGCAATGTGCCCCAGTGGTTCGTCACGCTGATTGGTCTGGAGCCGGCCGGCGGCGACGCCATCGTCAGCCGTGGCTGGGAGCAGGCGGCTCGGGTCGAGGTGCTCAGCCACCCGATGTTCGCTGTGGCCAAGCTCTGGCAGAGCGCCCTGGGCAGCCTGGGTTGGCTGCTGATCTGTGGCGCGGTGAGCGCGGTGCTCGGTGCCCTGTTGCTGCGGCGCCAGCTCAAGCCACTGGACTACATGGTCCAGCAGTCCCATGCCATTGCCCGGCGAGAATTCCTCAGCCTGCCGCAATTGCCTCGCACCCCGGAACTGCGCCGCGTAGTGCAGGCCATGAACCAGATGGTGGAGAAGCTCAAGGCCCTGTTCCAGGAGCAGGCCGAACGCAGTGAAAAACTGCGCATCGAGTCGTATCAGGACAGCCTGACCGGGTTGGCCAACCGACGTTATTTCGAAATGCAGCTGCATGCCCGCGTCAGCAACCCGGAGCAGGCCAGCTCCGGTTACCTGCTGCTGTTGCGGGTCAAGGATCTGGCCGGCCTGAATCAGCGCCTGGGGGGCCAGCGCACCGACCAACTGCTGCAGGCAGTGGGTGAGCAACTGCTGCGCGAATGCAACAAGTACCCCGAGACCCATAACCTGGTGACCCGGGTCCGTGGTGGTGAGTTCGCTGTGCTAGCGCCGGGTCTGGTGCGCAATGAAGCCATCCAGCTGGCCCAGAGCCTGGAAAGCGCGCTGGGCAACCTGCATGCCACGGGCGCTACCGATGTTGCCGCTGTAGCTTCCATCGGCCTGGCAGCCTTTGCCCACGGTGATTCGCCCCAAGCAGTGCTCAGCCTCGGCGATCAGGCCCTGGCCCAGGCCGAAGGCCAGGGCGACACCCACTGGGCGTGCCTGGACCAGGGCACCGGTGCCCAGGTCGGCGACGATCACCATGCCTGGCATACCTGGTTGGACCGGGCGCTGTCGGAGCAACGCTTCCAGCTGTACTTCCAGCCGGTGGTGGCGGTCCAGGACACGGCGCGGGTGCTGCATTACAAGGTGCTTTCACGGCTGCTGGACGAGCAGGGCCAGGCCATTCCCGCCGGCCGCTTCCTGCCGTGGCTGGAACGCTTTGGCTGGACCTCGCGCCTGGACGTGCTGATGCTCGAGCAGGTCCTCAAGCAGATGGCCGGGCATGACCGCAGCCTGGCCCTGAACCTTTCAGCGGCCACCCTGGAAGATTCCCAGGCCTTGAGCCGGGTAATGGACATTCTGCGCCAGTACTCCGACCTAGGGCCGCGCCTGACCCTGGAGATCGGCGAGGAACAGTTGCCCGAGCAGGTCCAGCTGGAACAGTTGACCCGGCGCCTGCGGGAGTTGGGGTTCTCCCTGAGCCTGCAGCGCTTTGGTGGCCGCTTCAGCATGATTGGCAACCTGGCCCGCCTGGGCCTGGCTTATCTGAAGATCGACGGCAGCTACATCCGCAACATCGACCAGGAAAGTGACAAGCGCCTGTTTATCGAAGCCATCCAGCGCGCGGCGCACAGCATCGACCTGCCACTGATTGCCGAGCGGGTTGAAACCGAGGGCGAGCTGCGAGTGATTCGCGAGATGGGGCTGTACGGCGTGCAAGGGCAGCTGTTCGGCGAACCGGCGCCCTGGAGTTGA
- a CDS encoding tryptophan synthase subunit beta gives MFYVQRDAQGQLIRVEAAAYAEATETLPADHLEIQTWFANEAVEVSLKQLKQSDLEMIRVLDDLIQVLTSKGVIRVTDLPTAAQAKLMDRTQARVALGGLSRLINDDETGLI, from the coding sequence ATGTTCTACGTGCAACGCGATGCGCAAGGTCAGCTGATTCGGGTGGAAGCCGCCGCATACGCCGAGGCTACCGAGACGCTGCCTGCCGATCACCTCGAGATCCAGACCTGGTTCGCCAATGAAGCGGTGGAGGTCAGTCTCAAGCAACTCAAGCAGAGCGACCTGGAGATGATCCGGGTTCTGGACGACCTGATTCAGGTCCTGACCAGCAAGGGCGTGATTCGTGTCACCGATCTGCCGACGGCGGCCCAGGCCAAGCTGATGGATCGCACCCAGGCCCGGGTGGCCCTGGGAGGCTTGAGCCGGTTGATCAACGATGATGAAACCGGATTGATCTGA